The nucleotide sequence GCCTAAGTGCAAAGGACCGCACGGGCTTTATCAGCGAGCGTTTAATGTTAAGGATGATGCAGCCACACTTGCCTAATCCTAAAGGCCGCAACCCCTTTGAAAAAGATATCTTTAAACCCGATAGCCCTGCCGTAAAAGTCGTCTCCGAAAACACCCCTCATTATCAAATTCTTAAAGTAAACCCTACATCCAAATTAAGGGGCTATAATATTTGGAATAAATTGGGAATTGCAACCGATTTGTTCTTTGCCGAAGTAACCCAAAAAGGGTCTCAAAAGAAAATTAAAGCCAAGCCGCTTACTCAAACGCTTCCTCTTGTTAAGAAGGCATTTTGAAAGGGGTAATGGTTTAAATCCAAATCTTTTCCCAAAAGCTAAGCCTGTATAAGTTTCATCTTTTGATCACTTCTTCATTCTTATTCCAAAATCAATTTTGTTGCGAAAACATGCTTGGCACGAGCGTGCAAGCGGACATTTAAAACCGGTTGCCGCTGGATTTCCATGTCTACAAAACCGGGACGATTCATAAAGTGCCCCTGTTCAGAAACTAAACGAACAGCGTCTGGAGCGATCATCTGATTGGCTAACAAATAAGCGGCCAATCCACCCTGCATAGACCCGGTAAAGGGATCTTCGGGCACTCCGACCAAGGGAGCAAATCCTCTGGCATGGACATGGTGTCTAGAATCGAAGGCATGAGGCGTCAAAGCGCAAAAAACAACAATCCCATCCCGCTTGGCAAATTCAATAGCCTTGGGAACATGAATGGTCATCTGTCCTAGTGTTTCTAAAGAGACCGCGCTAAAATAAAGATACTGATTCGTACGCTCCAGCATCAACGGTTTGGTCCAGTCAACGCATTCTCCAGGAATATCCAAAGCCTTTACAACTTCCTCCAATGAATAAGGAGCCGGTACCAAATCAATTTTAGGCGCATTAAAGGTATAGACAGGCTGCTCCAGATCGCTTAAATCCACTTCCATTGGTAATAGGCCGGCGTTGGTCTCTACGCGAAAGGCATACCTTTTTTTCTCCGTCATTCCCAACCTCTTCTCTTTTGCTAAGGCGCATAATGCCCCAATTGTCGCATGCCCGCAAAATTTAATTTCATTGCCGGGAGGAGTAAAAAAACGCAGCTTAAAATCCGCCTGCCGGCTAGGCAAAACAAAACCCGTTTCAGACAAATTCATTTCCTTTGCGATTTTTTTCATTTCCTCATCGCTTAATCTTTCGGCATTTAATACCGTTGCCGTTGGATTTCCTCCAAACAATTCGGCCGTAAAGGAATCGATATGGTGTAAGGAAAATTCTCTCATATACAACCTCTTTCATTGCTTATTAACCTGAGTTGCCTTCTTAAGGTTAAAAGGTTAGCTATTTTTATATTTTTTGTCAAATTTATACAAAATGTAAATATATATATAGCCAAAAGCTATTCAAATTAAGGTAGGCTTATTTCGCCCTTCTCTTTAAAATTGATGCCATTAAAGATGGAATAGGGGTTATATGTGGCGAGTGTTTCTTATGTATGCTCTTTTTGGCAGCATTTTTAGCGTCGGCAAGATAGGAGTGGCAGCCTCCCAGCCTTATTTTCTCACGGGAATGCGCATGTTCTTGGCCGGGGGGCTACTAATGGGCTATTACAGCTGGCGGCACGGCAAGAGGGTATTTTTTTCCAAGCAGGACTGGGTGCTGCTTGCTTTGGTCGCCTTCTTCAATGTTTTTATTACCAATGCCTTTGAATTTTGGGGGCTGCAATACATGAGTGCAGGCAAGACCTGTCTCATTTATAGTTTGTCGCCTTTTGCTGCCGCTTTCATTGCCTATTTTTTTGGGACGGAAAAGGTGTCCTTTAAAAAATGCTTAGGACTGGGAATTGGCATCCTCTCTTTTTGCCCTTTGATGCTGATCCCTTGGCTAGATGGCGGTCAAGACGTGCCATCCATGGAACTTTGGGCTGAAGGGGCCTTGACCATTTCTGCGATTACGGCAGTGATTGGATGGACCTTTGTCAAAAAGCTTACAGTAGAAAGAAAGATGCCTCATTCGATTGTTAATGGAGTGAGCTTTTTACTAGCCGGGGGCATGTGCTTGGCGACTTCACTTGCTATCGAGACATGGGATCCCCTGCCCGTTTTTGCTTGGACAGATTTTGCCATCAGTCTTTTTTACATTGTTGTCATTCACAATCTGATTTGCTATAGCATCTATGCGTCTGCTCTGCAGCGTTTTTCTGTGACCTTTATGGCCTTTGCCGGCTTAAGCAATCCCATATTCGCCGCTTTCTTTGGCTGGCTTTTTCTTGCAGAAAGCATCACAGCTGCATTTTGGCTGGCTTTTGCAGGCGTATTAGTTGGACTGTTCCTTTTTTATCAAGAAGAACAGCGGGCTATAGCCATCAATCAAGTTTAGCCGTTTCTAGTTCTCGAGGAGAATGCCATTGCCATAGGCCTGACGCATCCATTTTTTGAATGCATTTTAAATCAGGGAACGGCTTCCCTATGCCTTCTTGCAGGATTTGTAAGATTTGTAAAGTTCCCTCTACATGTTGGCTATCCTTTCCCATTTTATCGCGAACCATGACGCATTGAGGCAAGGGATGGCTTTGCCAAACCTGCTCGAGTCCCACGTGGAAAGCTAAATGGGCATGCTGATGCATGGGAAAGTCCACTAGCGTATCGCCAATTGTAACGATCAATGCTTCGGGAAAGCGGCGCAATTTATCCTCAATGTGCTTTTTAATAGTTAATCCCTTATTCGTCCTGCAAATCAAAAGAAAGTTGAATCCCCTATCGCCGCGCTTGGCCAATCCTGTTGAAATTTGCTTTTGTTCCACATGCAGTTCAGGCAGGAAAGAGGGCTGTTCACATGCCTGCCGAAACCAGGAAGAGGCCAAAGCGGCATGCCAAGGAGGATTAGACGTGTGGGTTTCAATTAAGGCCCCATTGCTAATCAGCCTAAAATCCGGATCCAGCCTTTGACGGATGGTCTCGGCAATTTGGCAAAATTCTTCGGGTGTTGCTGCTATACTTTGCCGTTTATTTTTCAGCTCTAATTCTTTGATTTCTGCTTGCAAAGAAACAGCAAGGGAAGACTGTTCATCCGTTCCATCCTGCAACACTTGTTTCAAGAAAGCCTGAAGGAGAAGCCTTCCAACTGCAAACGTTTGTTCAAGCGAATAGGTCTCTAATATTTCCCCCCCTCCCTTCTCTGTCATGCGTTGCCCGCCTAAAAGGCCATAAACAGCTGCTCGATTTTCTTTTAATTCTTGATCCAAAAAAGAACCAAAAACTTGACTAAGGGGAGTATTGCCGCGCCTCCACGGCTCTAAAGAGGGATCATTGAAAACAGGCGTACCGGAAATAAAAGCTGAGTCTATGGTTTGAGTTTGTAGAAGCGCTTTAATGGCAGAAAGAACTCTTGGATCGCCGACCGCTTCCGTACTGTCGCGTACAACCCCATCTACGTCTAAAATAAGAATGATCCGCTCAATGGGCCTTCCATCCCGAAAAGCCAGGGGGATAAATCCATTTTCCAATCGCAAGGCAGGAGGGAAAGTCTGCATCATAAAATGAATAAATAATTAAGGGTTTTTTAAAGGTTGGGAAATCAATTGAGCGATTAATCGGGCTGTGCGCTCGCCGGATTCAACAGCCGCCTCCATTGTTCCACCCACCTCAAATAGAATGGAAGTATGCTCTCCCGCAAAGAAGAGGGAATTGTCAATCGGAGCAAATAGCTTCCTTACTTTTTCTCCAGCCACTTCAACCAAAGAGCTCATGGCTTCTTCTTGCCCTGCCCCAATGCAAGAGTAAGATCCTTTTGCAAAGGGATCGTTCGGCCAGCTGTATCCGATTAAGCCCTTATAGCTGGCAAACGGCTGATCGGAGGCGAGGATGGGAGGAACCTCTATCTCAACTTCATAAGCACATTCAATAAAGGCAAAGTCTTGCTTCATTCTGGCTTTAAGCGACTCTTCTGTAAAATGCCCATATCCGCCAATGTAATAGAGGTTAAGTACATGTTCATTCCTGTTCATAAACGTGACAATGCGTCCATTCGTGTAGGCGCCTTTTTCTATATGCGAAGGCGAAACAGGCAGAATGACTTTGGCATTTGTTCCATATTCTACTCCCTCAATCGCCAATCGCCTGGAGGAAGGAATGACTTCTTCACCGATGCGCAAGGAGTCATAAACGGAGCATGGAAGGGCAAGGACCAAAAGATCTGCTTCAACCATATTTCCATTGGCAAAAGCCAGCCGATAAGCGCCAGACGCTGTTTTAGAAATAGTTTGAATAGAATGATTTAAATGAAGGCAGCTAGAAAGCTTATCGGCTAATTTTTCCGCAATTAAGCTATTCCCCCCTTCAACAACTAGTTGTTCAATAATGGGATTGGTTTCTTCCTTGCTTTGATGCGCAGCTGAAATTCCCCCCGTTAAAATGTGATAAAGCGTTTCAATATAGAGAGGGGACAGTTTTTCGGCAGGCGCTCCTTCATAGCCTGCCAACATAGTCCGGCAAATCTTATAAAGGGCATCTTCTTCTTTGAATAACGCCTGAAGGACCTCCTGCATGTTCTTGGCAGTTTGGCCGATGGATTGCAGCGCTGAGCCAAGCTCTTGGCGATCGAAGTGTCGGGCTTCCAGGATTTCTTTCATGTCCAAAATCTTTCCCTCTTCGACATAGCGAAGATGAGAAAGCAATTGTCTTCTCTCCGTTTTTAACCCCAGTTCTTCAATTAAGGCCAAGAGATGTTTGGCCTCCCCGCCATCGAGGATATTTTGGCCTCCCAGTTCTGCCAAATGTCCATCCACCTCAACAGTCAAAACACGCCCACCTACACGAGAGCGGGCCTCATAGAGGCCTACATGAAAGCCTTTTTCTTGGAGTCGGTAAGCAGCCGTTAATCCGGCCAAGCCAGCTCCGATGACGGCGACTTTGGGCTTTGATTCCGAATGAGCAAATAAAGAAGATGCTGTTAAGAGAGCCATAGTGAACAAGCACAATGAATTAAAAATCATAAAGTCAATCCGATTGAATGACAGAAAGCTTATTCATACTTGAATCGTCCTTTTCACGGCCATTCAAATCAAGCACCATAAGCGATCGCGCGGTTTATCGTCCATGCTCCTTTTCAATGACCGATTCTTAACCTGCGTTAGTAAGAAGCCATATTGAAATGCGGTGAATATGCATGCCTTTTCTAGCAGCTAAGAATAATAGACAGAAATTCTACACTAAATTGTCCTTGCTCTTGTATAGTCTATATAGGCTATTCAAGCCTATAAATTAGAGAAAGGCAATTGATCCATTGAATCGAGTTAAATATCTACTGTTTTTACTCATGGCAAAAAAAATATTCCGCTTTCTTCCTTTTCGCTCTTCCCGTTTATCCGCTCTTTTAATCGGGTTTGTCTTGGGAATCGCCAGTCAACGCATTCCCGAAGTCAAATCCTATACGGATCAAATTATGACTCAAATTGAAGATCATTTGGATTGGCATTATCTTCCCCTGCTTCTAAAAGGCAAAAAAAGCCGCTATATTAGCAAGGCGTCAATTTTCTAATAATTGCCACTCATGCCCCTGTTGATTGAGTAGACGATCAACAATAGGAGGTCCCCAAGAGCCTGCTTCATATTGAGGAATTTCGGAATCTGTAGAAGACTTCCAATAATCCAAAATAGGTGTAAGCAAGCGCCAGGCAGCCAGATGTTCCTCTGCTTGCGTATATAAGCTGTTATCCCCGTTTATACAATCATAGATCAGCTTTTCATAAGCTTCTGGAGAACGGGCTTTAAAATAAGCATCCGGGCAATAGCCAAATAAAATCGCTCTGACTTGCTTAACAAGAGTAGGGACTTTGGAAAGCGTGCGAAGGAAAATACCGGGGTTCGGCTGGATGCGAATGAAAAGCGCGTTAGAGGCTTGTTCCTTAAGACTAGCTTTCTTTTTAAAAATAATGGCGATTTCAGTTGTCTGTTTGGCAAGTCGTTTTCCACCGCGAATATAAAACGGGACTCCTTGCCAACGAGGATTGTCAATAAAGAGTTTGGCTGCCATAAAGGTTTCGGCAGTCGAAGTCTCAGATACGTCCGCTTCCTGTTTGTAGCCAGGAACGTTTTCTCCTCGAATTATTCCTGGGCCATATTGGCCACGAATGACGCTATGTTCCATTTCTTCTAATGTAAAGGGGCGGATAGCATTCAGCAGCTTAATTTTCTCTGCATGAATGTGATCGGAGCAAAGAAAGCGAGGGGGTTCCATCGCCACAATGGCGATAAGCTGCATTAAATGGTTTTGAAAAATATCGCGCAGCGCTCCTGTTTCTTCCCAAAAATGTGCCCGCGAGCCAATCCCGATCTCCTCGCTCAGTGTAATTTGAACATGGTCGATGTACTCAGCATTCCACATAGGTTCCAAAAGCCCGCTTTCAAACCTTAAAGTAAACAGGTTCTGTACCCCTTCTTTACCCAGATAGTGGTCGATTAAATAAACTTGGCTTTCATCTAGATAGCGCAACAGGTTTTGCTGCAGTTGGAAAGCCGATTCCAGATCGGTTCCAAAAGGCTTTTCAAAAATGATACGGGACCATTTTTCTTGGCCGTCGGGCTCATATAAAAGCCCATGCTCCTGTATTTTCTTAATAATGGTTGTAAAGTAGCGAGGAGAAGTGGCCAAATAGTAAAGGCGATTTCCAGGCACGCCTCTTTCCTTGTCGATTTGCTGCAGCAATTTTTGCAGGTTTGCATAGCCTTCATCTTGCTCCAAGTCTGCTTGATGATAAAATAAGCGCTCTTGGAAATCCTGCCAGAATAACTCTTCTTTAGGTTTTGCTCTAGAGAATTGATCGACCGCTTCTCCCATTAGCTTGCGAAAACTTTGATTGGTGTGTTCCTTCCTGGCAAAGCCGATAATGGCGGTCTGTTCGGAAAGATTGCCTTCATAAGCTAGATTGTAAAGGGCTGGCAATAGCTTGCGTGCAGTTAAATCTCCTGTGGCCCCAAAAATGACTATTGTGCAAGGAATTGGCTGCTGGCTTAAGCGGGCATAAACTTCATCTTCAATGGCTTGATTAGTTAAAAATTGAGCGGATGCCTGATTGAAAAAAAGACTGTTTCCCCCTACTAAAAATAATAGGAGAGATAATAACCTTCGTATAATTCCCGCACGACCACATACCATGAATATTTTCCTTTCTTAGCTTTCGATTATTCTTAAGTCTAATCAATTGAAGAGTTTCTTTGGTTTTTTATTTTTTTTACTATAAAAAGAAAATTTACTGCCGAAAGAGGAAAAAAAAGATAGACGAAAGAATTTAATCTTCATAATCATATAACTTTAAGGAAATCATGAATGTTTTAGGCATGAATAAAATTCTCAGCTGGATTTTAGCAGCTAACCTTTTATCCTTCCCTTTAGTTGCAGACGAGGGAGAAAATCTCAATAATGGATGTCTAGAGGAATGCCCGATTAGAGATTTTTATCTGATCACGCTTCCAAAATCGGGATCCCACCTTCTCATCAAAGCATTGGTCATGCTGACCGACCGCTATCCTTATGGCCTGCACCACTTAAGTCCCTTGCTTCCGGCCGTCAGCGATGAGCAATTTGAACAGGTCCTTCAGCTTTGCAAAGATGACAATCACTTTGCTTTCAACCATACAGGCGCTTTTGGAAATTTATTTGCGCATTTTTCGCAATCACATCCCGATTATTTAAAAATTTTGATGATCCGCGACCTGAGAGATGCTTTAGTTTCCTATGTCTATCACATTAGCCCCTCCTTGGAAGAGCAGTTTGGCTCATCTTTAAGTTTTGATGAGAAATTAGCGTTGGTATTAGATTTAGCCGGCTATGAAGTCGGAAAAGCATTTGAACGCGATGTGGTTGTTGCTATTGATTGGATGAGGGATCCCGATGTCTTAGTCAATCGCTTTGAAGACCTGGTCGGATCGATAGGCGGAGGCTCTTCGGAAAAACAGCAGGAGACGCTTTTTTCTCTATCTAAAGCCTTAGGAATAGCTCTACAAGACGACAAGCTTAGGGATATACAAGAACATCTCTTTGGAAATGATACGGGCCCAAAAGTTTCGGGGACTTTCCGCTCGGGGCAAATCGGCTCCTGGAAGTCGCACTTCCAGCCTCATCATATTGATCTTTTTAAGCAGTATTGGGGGCTGTACCAAATTCAAATGGGCTATCCTTTAGATTTTGAATAAATCCCCCTGCTTGCTTTATTTAAAACATTATTTTTCCTTCGTGATAGACAGAGCTTGTGCAAGCACAAACTCTGTCTGATCTTGCTATTTGAAAGGATTTAAGGAATCAAGCCTTCTTGGCGCAAATAATCTAGGATAAGCTCTACAGCATCTGATATGCTATAGCTAGCAGTATCGATGATCAATTCCGGATTTTGAGGTTCTTCATATGGGTCGCTAATTCCCGTGAACGCCGCCAGTTTACCTTCTCTAGCAAGTGCGTATAGTCCCTTGGTGTCCCTTCTTTCGCACTCTTCTAAAGGAGTCGAAAGATAAATTTCGATATAATTTCCCAAGCCGTTAATGAGCGATCTATTGTATTGGCGATCTGCTTCGTAAGGGGCAATTAAAGCACAGATGGCCGCCCCCCTATTCTTGGTAATTTCACTGGCTACAAAGCCCACACGACGGACATTGAGAGAGCGGTGATCTTTAGAAAATCCCAGCTCGCTGGATAAATGTTGGCGAATAATATCGCCGTCCAATACAGTCACAGCTCTTTGCTGAATTTCCATTAGCTTTATTCCCAAGGCATTGGCCAAGGTCGATTTTCCAGATCCGGAAAGGCCGGTAAAGAAAAGAGTAAAGCCTTGCTGTGCACGCGGTGGATAAACTTTTTTCAACTCTGCAACAATTTCTGAAAAGGTGAACCATTCGGGAATATCTTTTCCTTGCTGCAAAAGCTTTCTAAGCTGGGTTCCCGAAATAGATAAAATAGTTTTACCCGGCTCAATTTCATTTATAGGCTGATAGCTTTGGTCTTCTTCGACAAAAACCATTTCTTTAAAGGGAACGACTTCAATGCCAATCTCTTTTGAATAAGCCTTTACAAGCTCCTGGGCAGCATAAGGATCATAGAAATCTTTTCCTTGGCTGTCTTTGCCGGGTCCGGAGTGATCGCGTCCTACAATAAAATGCGTACATCCATAATTTTTTCGGATGATCGCATGCCATAGAGCTTCTCGAGGCCCGCCCATTCTCATCGCAATGGGCAATAGACTGAGCGTCGCCCCTCCTTCAGGATAGTAATTCATCAGCTTTTGATAGCATTTTACACGGGTAAAATAATCGACATCTCCCGGCTTTGTCATTCCAACGGCGGGATGGATGAGCAGATGGGCGCCGGCTGTTTGAGCAGCGCGTAAGGTCATTTCAAAATGAGCGCGATGCATAGGATTTCTAGTTTGGAAAGCGACAATTTGCCGGATTCCCTTTTCTTTAAAATAGGCTTTTAATTCTTGAGGAGTCCTGCGAAGGGCTGTAAAATCATAATGCCTCGGCATTTGGACTTTTTCAATTTTCCCTCCCACATAATAGTCTCCCGTTTGCTGAAAGAGATAGGCGACCCCTGGATGCTCTATATTTGTTGTTCCATACACTTTTTCTGCTTCGGTCTGCTTATTGGGCTTCCAAACATCAGACACGGTTAAAAAGGCCAGAACAAACCCTTCCTTATCTTTTAAAGCAATTTTTTGATTTTCCTCAATCATGGCCAATTTATTCTCGGGAATATCTAAAACAATGGGAATAGGCCAAAGCGATCCATCAGGAAGCCGCATGTCATGGACAACGCGATCATAGGTTTGACTATCCATAAATCCTTCTAGCGGAGCAAAACC is from Candidatus Protochlamydia phocaeensis and encodes:
- a CDS encoding PhzF family phenazine biosynthesis protein, which gives rise to MREFSLHHIDSFTAELFGGNPTATVLNAERLSDEEMKKIAKEMNLSETGFVLPSRQADFKLRFFTPPGNEIKFCGHATIGALCALAKEKRLGMTEKKRYAFRVETNAGLLPMEVDLSDLEQPVYTFNAPKIDLVPAPYSLEEVVKALDIPGECVDWTKPLMLERTNQYLYFSAVSLETLGQMTIHVPKAIEFAKRDGIVVFCALTPHAFDSRHHVHARGFAPLVGVPEDPFTGSMQGGLAAYLLANQMIAPDAVRLVSEQGHFMNRPGFVDMEIQRQPVLNVRLHARAKHVFATKLILE
- a CDS encoding DMT family transporter, producing MWRVFLMYALFGSIFSVGKIGVAASQPYFLTGMRMFLAGGLLMGYYSWRHGKRVFFSKQDWVLLALVAFFNVFITNAFEFWGLQYMSAGKTCLIYSLSPFAAAFIAYFFGTEKVSFKKCLGLGIGILSFCPLMLIPWLDGGQDVPSMELWAEGALTISAITAVIGWTFVKKLTVERKMPHSIVNGVSFLLAGGMCLATSLAIETWDPLPVFAWTDFAISLFYIVVIHNLICYSIYASALQRFSVTFMAFAGLSNPIFAAFFGWLFLAESITAAFWLAFAGVLVGLFLFYQEEQRAIAINQV
- a CDS encoding flavin monoamine oxidase family protein, producing the protein MIFNSLCLFTMALLTASSLFAHSESKPKVAVIGAGLAGLTAAYRLQEKGFHVGLYEARSRVGGRVLTVEVDGHLAELGGQNILDGGEAKHLLALIEELGLKTERRQLLSHLRYVEEGKILDMKEILEARHFDRQELGSALQSIGQTAKNMQEVLQALFKEEDALYKICRTMLAGYEGAPAEKLSPLYIETLYHILTGGISAAHQSKEETNPIIEQLVVEGGNSLIAEKLADKLSSCLHLNHSIQTISKTASGAYRLAFANGNMVEADLLVLALPCSVYDSLRIGEEVIPSSRRLAIEGVEYGTNAKVILPVSPSHIEKGAYTNGRIVTFMNRNEHVLNLYYIGGYGHFTEESLKARMKQDFAFIECAYEVEIEVPPILASDQPFASYKGLIGYSWPNDPFAKGSYSCIGAGQEEAMSSLVEVAGEKVRKLFAPIDNSLFFAGEHTSILFEVGGTMEAAVESGERTARLIAQLISQPLKNP
- the zwf gene encoding glucose-6-phosphate dehydrogenase, with amino-acid sequence MVCGRAGIIRRLLSLLLFLVGGNSLFFNQASAQFLTNQAIEDEVYARLSQQPIPCTIVIFGATGDLTARKLLPALYNLAYEGNLSEQTAIIGFARKEHTNQSFRKLMGEAVDQFSRAKPKEELFWQDFQERLFYHQADLEQDEGYANLQKLLQQIDKERGVPGNRLYYLATSPRYFTTIIKKIQEHGLLYEPDGQEKWSRIIFEKPFGTDLESAFQLQQNLLRYLDESQVYLIDHYLGKEGVQNLFTLRFESGLLEPMWNAEYIDHVQITLSEEIGIGSRAHFWEETGALRDIFQNHLMQLIAIVAMEPPRFLCSDHIHAEKIKLLNAIRPFTLEEMEHSVIRGQYGPGIIRGENVPGYKQEADVSETSTAETFMAAKLFIDNPRWQGVPFYIRGGKRLAKQTTEIAIIFKKKASLKEQASNALFIRIQPNPGIFLRTLSKVPTLVKQVRAILFGYCPDAYFKARSPEAYEKLIYDCINGDNSLYTQAEEHLAAWRLLTPILDYWKSSTDSEIPQYEAGSWGPPIVDRLLNQQGHEWQLLEN
- a CDS encoding sulfotransferase domain-containing protein, whose translation is MNVLGMNKILSWILAANLLSFPLVADEGENLNNGCLEECPIRDFYLITLPKSGSHLLIKALVMLTDRYPYGLHHLSPLLPAVSDEQFEQVLQLCKDDNHFAFNHTGAFGNLFAHFSQSHPDYLKILMIRDLRDALVSYVYHISPSLEEQFGSSLSFDEKLALVLDLAGYEVGKAFERDVVVAIDWMRDPDVLVNRFEDLVGSIGGGSSEKQQETLFSLSKALGIALQDDKLRDIQEHLFGNDTGPKVSGTFRSGQIGSWKSHFQPHHIDLFKQYWGLYQIQMGYPLDFE
- a CDS encoding bifunctional sulfate adenylyltransferase/adenylylsulfate kinase → MTEHQMKKNRPAAFRWLLLLCLIIAFPGQSFANPPSLTLTQRQLCDLELLLNGGFAPLEGFMDSQTYDRVVHDMRLPDGSLWPIPIVLDIPENKLAMIEENQKIALKDKEGFVLAFLTVSDVWKPNKQTEAEKVYGTTNIEHPGVAYLFQQTGDYYVGGKIEKVQMPRHYDFTALRRTPQELKAYFKEKGIRQIVAFQTRNPMHRAHFEMTLRAAQTAGAHLLIHPAVGMTKPGDVDYFTRVKCYQKLMNYYPEGGATLSLLPIAMRMGGPREALWHAIIRKNYGCTHFIVGRDHSGPGKDSQGKDFYDPYAAQELVKAYSKEIGIEVVPFKEMVFVEEDQSYQPINEIEPGKTILSISGTQLRKLLQQGKDIPEWFTFSEIVAELKKVYPPRAQQGFTLFFTGLSGSGKSTLANALGIKLMEIQQRAVTVLDGDIIRQHLSSELGFSKDHRSLNVRRVGFVASEITKNRGAAICALIAPYEADRQYNRSLINGLGNYIEIYLSTPLEECERRDTKGLYALAREGKLAAFTGISDPYEEPQNPELIIDTASYSISDAVELILDYLRQEGLIP